One window of the Pyrus communis chromosome 17, drPyrComm1.1, whole genome shotgun sequence genome contains the following:
- the LOC137723301 gene encoding protein ALWAYS EARLY 2-like isoform X2, producing the protein MAPTRKAKGVKRYATVNEASPEKYGGGSNKKKQRRKLSDKLGLQWSNGELQRFYDAYRKYGKDWRKVAAAVRNRSIEMVEALYNMNRAYLSLPEGTASVVGLKAMMTDHYNVMEGSDSERESNDDLGFSRKPQKRKLGKDQPSVSKDVLHAHPSASLEGCLSLLKRRKLDGDQPRAVGKRTPRVPISYPHKKDDREAYVSPIKKGRKSEGDNDDDIAHVAALLTEASQRGGSPQVSQTPYGRPVHIKSSSVQSSGRMHPPPGKARANLRRASVDEDWLEGSLGSGGAETGDDAGDLLEGVGTVDMPSKGNKLYKKRGKVKHSGNHQFDDGGEACSGTEGLNVSSRAIDDSEVSNTKGEQPSPQGQRKESKKLYFGDESSCLDALQTLADLSLMMPESMESGSSVQLKDEGANVDAEDKFSVPEATSTSQFRNKNKIPSVKHRVPYTISGVEGSNSKKSKLGRDPAVDMNTVSESEQQLLSTTKILKRKRKSSIPKISNADAHMDSDMNEPSKTEGCGEEENKPVTKGKRTNQISTPSKQWKSARSLEGSLNSDQRRTVTDLTGSTAQAPTSSQVNLPTKQTSRRKMYIPRTLHPKEKSCEKKLKNQLITRSNSVQDRALHLKEKISCCLSSHLVRRWCTFEWFYSALDYPWFAKREFEEYLNHVGLGHIPRLTRVEWGVIRSSLGKPRRFSEHFLHEEREKLKQYRESVRKHYAELRTGVREGLPTDLARPLSVGQRVIALHPKTREVHDGSVLTVDHDKCRVQFDRPDIGVEFVMDVDCMPLNPLDNMPEALRRQNIAFDKSFLTSKEANKNGNLNFGGPMMFPSSGHLVKATSPVNASIKQGKGDAIHTTAQPKTASADIGRAQQTAYSQPGMVVAHNQAREADIRALSELNRALDKKEALLVELRNTNNNILENQNSGECSLKDSEPFKKHYATVLVQLKEASGQVSSALVNLRQRNTYPANSLPPWMKQPSNSTIYGGPSSFDSSISQESGSSVADIVEVSKSKAHMMVNAAIQAMASRKCGEDAYVRIREALDSIDNQHFTSDSRLPANRSQEQVNGSLGHRNQLSSGTSDPNLTSDSSAPKLHDADKNEAQILSELISACVMAVHMIQTCTERQFPPAVVAQVLDYAVTSLHPRCPQNVGVYREIQMCMGRIKTQILALVPT; encoded by the exons ATGGCCCCAACAAGAAAAGCCAAAGGTGTAAAGCGGTATGCAACTGTAAATGAGGCATCTCCGGAGAAATATGGCGGAGGGTCAAACAAAAAGAAGCAACGG AGAAAGTTATCTGATAAGTTGGGATTGCAGTGGAGCAATGGAGAGCTTCAGCGTTTTTATGATGCATACAGAAAATATGGAAAAGATTGGCGGAAG GTGGCTGCTGCAGTGCGCAACAGAAGCATTGAGATGGTGGAGGCTCTTTACAATATGAACCGA GCGTATTTGTCATTGCCAGAGGGAACAGCTTCTGTAGTTGGCCTTAAAGCGATGATGACAGATCACTATAATGTTATG GAAGGCAGTGATAGTGAAAGAGAGAGCAATGATGATTTAGGATTTTCTCGAAAGCCGCAGAAACGCAAGCTTGGGAAAGATCAGCCCAGTGTCTCGAAAGATGTTTTACACGCTCATCCAAGTGCATCGCTTGAAGGATGCCTATCATTACTAAAAAGGAGAAAGCTTGATG GTGACCAGCCTCGTGCAGTTGGAAAGAGGACACCTCGAGTCCCAATTTCGTATCCGCATAAGAAAGATGATAGGGAAGCTTATGTTTCTCCAATTAAAAAGGGTCGGAAGTCAGAGGGGGACAATGATGATGATATTGCGCATGTGGCAGCATTATTGACTGAGGCTTCGCAAAGAGGAGGCTCTCCCCAAGTTTCTCAAACGCCATACGGAAGACCTGTGCATATAAAATCTTCATCTGTCCAGAGCTCAGGAAGAATG CATCCACCACCAGGGAAAGCTCGTGCCAATCTTCGTCGTGCTTCAGTGGATGAAGACTGGTTGGAAGGTAGTTTGGGAAGTGGGGGCGCTGAAACTGGAGACGATGCCGGAGATTTGTTAGAAGGTGTAGGTACAGTAGACATGCCTTCGAAGGGGAACAAGTTGTataaaaagagagggaaagttAAACACAGTGGGAATCATCAGTTTGATGATGGCGGGGAAGCATGCAGTGGCACTGAAGGACTTAATGTAAGTTCTAGGGCGATAGATGATAGTGAAGTTTCAAATACAAAAGGGGAACAACCTTCTCCACAAGGTCAAAGGAAGGAGAGCAAGAAACTTTATTTTGGAG ATGAAAGCTCATGCTTGGATGCTCTGCAAACCTTAGCTGATTTGTCTCTGATGATGCCGGAATCAATGGAATCTG GATCATCTGTCCAGTTGAAAGATGAAGGGGCAAATGTTGATGCAGAAGATAAATTTAGTGTCCCTGAAGCCACATCTACAAGCCAattcagaaacaaaaataaaatcccCAGTGTAAAACATAGAGTGCCTTACACAATTTCTGGAGTTGAGGGTTCCAATTCCAAAAAATCCAAACTTGGGAGGGATCCAGCAGTTGATATGAATACTGTCTCTGAATCGGAACAACAGCTTCTGTCTACCACTAAAATATTGAAAAGGAAACGGAAGTCTTCAATACCAAAG ATATCAAATGCTGATGCTCATATGGATTCTGATATGAATGAACCTTCAAAGACTGAG GGCTGTggtgaagaagaaaataaaccaGTGACTAAAGGAAAACGCACCAATCAAATCTCTACGCCTTCAAAACAATGGAAATCAGCCAGATCATTGGAAGGATCTTTGAATAGCGATCAGAGGCGTACAGTGACTGATTTAACGGGATCGACCGCACAAGCTCCCACTTCAAGCCAAGTTAATTTGCCAACGAAACAAACAAGTAGACGTAAAATGTATATACCCAGAACGTTGCACCCCAAAGAGAAGTCTTGcgagaaaaaattgaaaaatcagcTTATCACACGCTCAAACTCAGTGCAGGACAGAGCACTCCATCTAAAG GAAAAGATATCTTGTTGCTTGTCATCACATTTAGTACGTAGATGGTGCACTTTTGAGTGGTTTTATAGCGCACTTGACTACCCTTGGTTTGCCAAAAGGGAGTTTGAGGAGTACTTAAATCATGTTGGACTGGGACACATTCCGAGACTAACTCGTGTTGAATGGGGTGTCATTAGAAG TTCCCTTGGCAAACCTCGAAGGTTTTCTGAGCACTTTCTACATGAAGAAAGGGAGAAACTTAAACAATATCGGGAATCTGTGAGGAAACATTATGCTGAGCTTCGTACTGGTGTTAGGGAAGGACTCCCAACAGATTTAGCAAGACCTTTATCAGTTGGGCAACGAGTAATTGCTCTACATCCTAAAACAAGAGAAGTTCATGATGGAAGTGTGCTCACCGTTGATCATGATAAGTGCAGGGTTCAGTTTGACCGTCCAGATATAGGAGTTGAATTTGTCATG GATGTTGATTGTATGCCTTTGAACCCATTGGATAATATGCCAGAAGCTCTAAGGAGACAGAATATTGCTTTTGACAAATCCTTTCTTACATCCAAGGAAGCAAATAAGAATGGAAATCTAAATTTTGGAGGGCCTATGATGTTTCCTTCAAGTGGGCATTTGGTGAAAGCAACTAGCCCCGTGAATGCCTCCATAAAGCAGGGGAAG GGGGATGCAATTCATAcaacagcacaaccaaaaacagcATCGGCTGATATTGGTAGGGCACAACAGACAGCATATAGTCAACCTGGTATGGTGGTCGCACATAATCAAGCAAGGGAAGCTGATATACGAGCTCTTTCTGAGTTGAATCGGGCTCTTGATAAGAAG gaGGCATTGTTGGTGGAGCTTAGGAACACAAATAATAACATCTTGGAAAACCAGAACAGTGGAGAATGCTctttaaaagatagtgagcctTTTAAGAAGCATTACGCCACGGTACTTGTACAGCTAAAGGAAGCCAGTGGCCAG GTTTCTTCAGCTTTGGTTAATTTGAGGCAACGGAATACTTACCCAGCAAATTCCTTGCCTCCTTGGATGAAACAGCCATCCAATTCCACCATCTATGGTGGCCCGAGTTCCTTCGACAGCTCTATTTCTCAAGAGTCAGGATCTAGTGTTGCTGACATTGTTGAAGTTTCAAAATCGAAAGCACATATGATGGTTAATGCTGCAATTCAG GCAATGGCGTCAAGGAAGTGCGGGGAAGATGCTTACGTTAGAATAAGAGAGGCTCTAGATTCCATCGATAACCAGCATTTCACATCAGACTCTAGATTACCTGCAAACAGGTCTCAAGAGCAAGTAAATGGCAGTTTGGGCCATCGCAATCAATTAAGTTCCGGCACATCAGATCCCAACTTGACCAGTGATTCATCTGCACCGAAGTTGCATGACGCTGACAAAAATGAGGCACAGATTCTTTCGGAGCTCATCTCTGCATGCGTGATGGCTGTACACATGATACAG ACGTGCACAGAACGACAGTTCCCTCCTGCCGTTGTTGCTCAAGTATTAGATTATGCAGTGACAAGCCTGCATCCGCGCTGTCCCCAGAATGTCGGAGTTTACAGAGAAATTCAAATGTGCATGGGCAGAATCAAGACTCAGATATTAGCACTCGTACCAACTTGA
- the LOC137723301 gene encoding protein ALWAYS EARLY 2-like isoform X5, whose amino-acid sequence MAPTRKAKGVKRYATVNEASPEKYGGGSNKKKQRKRKLSDKLGLQWSNGELQRFYDAYRKYGKDWRKVAAAVRNRSIEMVEALYNMNRAYLSLPEGTASVVGLKAMMTDHYNVMEGSDSERESNDDLGFSRKPQKRKLGKDQPSVSKDVLHAHPSASLEGCLSLLKRRKLDGDQPRAVGKRTPRVPISYPHKKDDREAYVSPIKKGRKSEGDNDDDIAHVAALLTEASQRGGSPQVSQTPYGRPVHIKSSSVQSSGRMHPPPGKARANLRRASVDEDWLEGSLGSGGAETGDDAGDLLEGVGTVDMPSKGNKLYKKRGKVKHSGNHQFDDGGEACSGTEGLNVSSRAIDDSEVSNTKGEQPSPQGQRKESKKLYFGDESSCLDALQTLADLSLMMPESMESGSSVQLKDEGANVDAEDKFSVPEATSTSQFRNKNKIPSVKHRVPYTISGVEGSNSKKSKLGRDPAVDMNTVSESEQQLLSTTKILKRKRKSSIPKISNADAHMDSDMNEPSKTEGCGEEENKPVTKGKRTNQISTPSKQWKSARSLEGSLNSDQRRTVTDLTGSTAQAPTSSQVNLPTKQTSRRKMYIPRTLHPKEKSCEKKLKNQLITRSNSVQDRALHLKEKISCCLSSHLVRRWCTFEWFYSALDYPWFAKREFEEYLNHVGLGHIPRLTRVEWGVIRSSLGKPRRFSEHFLHEEREKLKQYRESVRKHYAELRTGVREGLPTDLARPLSVGQRVIALHPKTREVHDGSVLTVDHDKCRVQFDRPDIGVEFVMDVDCMPLNPLDNMPEALRRQNIAFDKSFLTSKEANKNGNLNFGGPMMFPSSGHLVKATSPVNASIKQGKGDAIHTTAQPKTASADIGRAQQTAYSQPGMVVAHNQAREADIRALSELNRALDKKVSSALVNLRQRNTYPANSLPPWMKQPSNSTIYGGPSSFDSSISQESGSSVADIVEVSKSKAHMMVNAAIQAMASRKCGEDAYVRIREALDSIDNQHFTSDSRLPANRSQEQVNGSLGHRNQLSSGTSDPNLTSDSSAPKLHDADKNEAQILSELISACVMAVHMIQTCTERQFPPAVVAQVLDYAVTSLHPRCPQNVGVYREIQMCMGRIKTQILALVPT is encoded by the exons ATGGCCCCAACAAGAAAAGCCAAAGGTGTAAAGCGGTATGCAACTGTAAATGAGGCATCTCCGGAGAAATATGGCGGAGGGTCAAACAAAAAGAAGCAACGG AAGAGAAAGTTATCTGATAAGTTGGGATTGCAGTGGAGCAATGGAGAGCTTCAGCGTTTTTATGATGCATACAGAAAATATGGAAAAGATTGGCGGAAG GTGGCTGCTGCAGTGCGCAACAGAAGCATTGAGATGGTGGAGGCTCTTTACAATATGAACCGA GCGTATTTGTCATTGCCAGAGGGAACAGCTTCTGTAGTTGGCCTTAAAGCGATGATGACAGATCACTATAATGTTATG GAAGGCAGTGATAGTGAAAGAGAGAGCAATGATGATTTAGGATTTTCTCGAAAGCCGCAGAAACGCAAGCTTGGGAAAGATCAGCCCAGTGTCTCGAAAGATGTTTTACACGCTCATCCAAGTGCATCGCTTGAAGGATGCCTATCATTACTAAAAAGGAGAAAGCTTGATG GTGACCAGCCTCGTGCAGTTGGAAAGAGGACACCTCGAGTCCCAATTTCGTATCCGCATAAGAAAGATGATAGGGAAGCTTATGTTTCTCCAATTAAAAAGGGTCGGAAGTCAGAGGGGGACAATGATGATGATATTGCGCATGTGGCAGCATTATTGACTGAGGCTTCGCAAAGAGGAGGCTCTCCCCAAGTTTCTCAAACGCCATACGGAAGACCTGTGCATATAAAATCTTCATCTGTCCAGAGCTCAGGAAGAATG CATCCACCACCAGGGAAAGCTCGTGCCAATCTTCGTCGTGCTTCAGTGGATGAAGACTGGTTGGAAGGTAGTTTGGGAAGTGGGGGCGCTGAAACTGGAGACGATGCCGGAGATTTGTTAGAAGGTGTAGGTACAGTAGACATGCCTTCGAAGGGGAACAAGTTGTataaaaagagagggaaagttAAACACAGTGGGAATCATCAGTTTGATGATGGCGGGGAAGCATGCAGTGGCACTGAAGGACTTAATGTAAGTTCTAGGGCGATAGATGATAGTGAAGTTTCAAATACAAAAGGGGAACAACCTTCTCCACAAGGTCAAAGGAAGGAGAGCAAGAAACTTTATTTTGGAG ATGAAAGCTCATGCTTGGATGCTCTGCAAACCTTAGCTGATTTGTCTCTGATGATGCCGGAATCAATGGAATCTG GATCATCTGTCCAGTTGAAAGATGAAGGGGCAAATGTTGATGCAGAAGATAAATTTAGTGTCCCTGAAGCCACATCTACAAGCCAattcagaaacaaaaataaaatcccCAGTGTAAAACATAGAGTGCCTTACACAATTTCTGGAGTTGAGGGTTCCAATTCCAAAAAATCCAAACTTGGGAGGGATCCAGCAGTTGATATGAATACTGTCTCTGAATCGGAACAACAGCTTCTGTCTACCACTAAAATATTGAAAAGGAAACGGAAGTCTTCAATACCAAAG ATATCAAATGCTGATGCTCATATGGATTCTGATATGAATGAACCTTCAAAGACTGAG GGCTGTggtgaagaagaaaataaaccaGTGACTAAAGGAAAACGCACCAATCAAATCTCTACGCCTTCAAAACAATGGAAATCAGCCAGATCATTGGAAGGATCTTTGAATAGCGATCAGAGGCGTACAGTGACTGATTTAACGGGATCGACCGCACAAGCTCCCACTTCAAGCCAAGTTAATTTGCCAACGAAACAAACAAGTAGACGTAAAATGTATATACCCAGAACGTTGCACCCCAAAGAGAAGTCTTGcgagaaaaaattgaaaaatcagcTTATCACACGCTCAAACTCAGTGCAGGACAGAGCACTCCATCTAAAG GAAAAGATATCTTGTTGCTTGTCATCACATTTAGTACGTAGATGGTGCACTTTTGAGTGGTTTTATAGCGCACTTGACTACCCTTGGTTTGCCAAAAGGGAGTTTGAGGAGTACTTAAATCATGTTGGACTGGGACACATTCCGAGACTAACTCGTGTTGAATGGGGTGTCATTAGAAG TTCCCTTGGCAAACCTCGAAGGTTTTCTGAGCACTTTCTACATGAAGAAAGGGAGAAACTTAAACAATATCGGGAATCTGTGAGGAAACATTATGCTGAGCTTCGTACTGGTGTTAGGGAAGGACTCCCAACAGATTTAGCAAGACCTTTATCAGTTGGGCAACGAGTAATTGCTCTACATCCTAAAACAAGAGAAGTTCATGATGGAAGTGTGCTCACCGTTGATCATGATAAGTGCAGGGTTCAGTTTGACCGTCCAGATATAGGAGTTGAATTTGTCATG GATGTTGATTGTATGCCTTTGAACCCATTGGATAATATGCCAGAAGCTCTAAGGAGACAGAATATTGCTTTTGACAAATCCTTTCTTACATCCAAGGAAGCAAATAAGAATGGAAATCTAAATTTTGGAGGGCCTATGATGTTTCCTTCAAGTGGGCATTTGGTGAAAGCAACTAGCCCCGTGAATGCCTCCATAAAGCAGGGGAAG GGGGATGCAATTCATAcaacagcacaaccaaaaacagcATCGGCTGATATTGGTAGGGCACAACAGACAGCATATAGTCAACCTGGTATGGTGGTCGCACATAATCAAGCAAGGGAAGCTGATATACGAGCTCTTTCTGAGTTGAATCGGGCTCTTGATAAGAAG GTTTCTTCAGCTTTGGTTAATTTGAGGCAACGGAATACTTACCCAGCAAATTCCTTGCCTCCTTGGATGAAACAGCCATCCAATTCCACCATCTATGGTGGCCCGAGTTCCTTCGACAGCTCTATTTCTCAAGAGTCAGGATCTAGTGTTGCTGACATTGTTGAAGTTTCAAAATCGAAAGCACATATGATGGTTAATGCTGCAATTCAG GCAATGGCGTCAAGGAAGTGCGGGGAAGATGCTTACGTTAGAATAAGAGAGGCTCTAGATTCCATCGATAACCAGCATTTCACATCAGACTCTAGATTACCTGCAAACAGGTCTCAAGAGCAAGTAAATGGCAGTTTGGGCCATCGCAATCAATTAAGTTCCGGCACATCAGATCCCAACTTGACCAGTGATTCATCTGCACCGAAGTTGCATGACGCTGACAAAAATGAGGCACAGATTCTTTCGGAGCTCATCTCTGCATGCGTGATGGCTGTACACATGATACAG ACGTGCACAGAACGACAGTTCCCTCCTGCCGTTGTTGCTCAAGTATTAGATTATGCAGTGACAAGCCTGCATCCGCGCTGTCCCCAGAATGTCGGAGTTTACAGAGAAATTCAAATGTGCATGGGCAGAATCAAGACTCAGATATTAGCACTCGTACCAACTTGA
- the LOC137723301 gene encoding protein ALWAYS EARLY 2-like isoform X4, producing the protein MAPTRKAKGVKRYATVNEASPEKYGGGSNKKKQRWSNGELQRFYDAYRKYGKDWRKVAAAVRNRSIEMVEALYNMNRAYLSLPEGTASVVGLKAMMTDHYNVMEGSDSERESNDDLGFSRKPQKRKLGKDQPSVSKDVLHAHPSASLEGCLSLLKRRKLDGDQPRAVGKRTPRVPISYPHKKDDREAYVSPIKKGRKSEGDNDDDIAHVAALLTEASQRGGSPQVSQTPYGRPVHIKSSSVQSSGRMHPPPGKARANLRRASVDEDWLEGSLGSGGAETGDDAGDLLEGVGTVDMPSKGNKLYKKRGKVKHSGNHQFDDGGEACSGTEGLNVSSRAIDDSEVSNTKGEQPSPQGQRKESKKLYFGDESSCLDALQTLADLSLMMPESMESGSSVQLKDEGANVDAEDKFSVPEATSTSQFRNKNKIPSVKHRVPYTISGVEGSNSKKSKLGRDPAVDMNTVSESEQQLLSTTKILKRKRKSSIPKISNADAHMDSDMNEPSKTEGCGEEENKPVTKGKRTNQISTPSKQWKSARSLEGSLNSDQRRTVTDLTGSTAQAPTSSQVNLPTKQTSRRKMYIPRTLHPKEKSCEKKLKNQLITRSNSVQDRALHLKEKISCCLSSHLVRRWCTFEWFYSALDYPWFAKREFEEYLNHVGLGHIPRLTRVEWGVIRSSLGKPRRFSEHFLHEEREKLKQYRESVRKHYAELRTGVREGLPTDLARPLSVGQRVIALHPKTREVHDGSVLTVDHDKCRVQFDRPDIGVEFVMDVDCMPLNPLDNMPEALRRQNIAFDKSFLTSKEANKNGNLNFGGPMMFPSSGHLVKATSPVNASIKQGKGDAIHTTAQPKTASADIGRAQQTAYSQPGMVVAHNQAREADIRALSELNRALDKKEALLVELRNTNNNILENQNSGECSLKDSEPFKKHYATVLVQLKEASGQVSSALVNLRQRNTYPANSLPPWMKQPSNSTIYGGPSSFDSSISQESGSSVADIVEVSKSKAHMMVNAAIQAMASRKCGEDAYVRIREALDSIDNQHFTSDSRLPANRSQEQVNGSLGHRNQLSSGTSDPNLTSDSSAPKLHDADKNEAQILSELISACVMAVHMIQTCTERQFPPAVVAQVLDYAVTSLHPRCPQNVGVYREIQMCMGRIKTQILALVPT; encoded by the exons ATGGCCCCAACAAGAAAAGCCAAAGGTGTAAAGCGGTATGCAACTGTAAATGAGGCATCTCCGGAGAAATATGGCGGAGGGTCAAACAAAAAGAAGCAACGG TGGAGCAATGGAGAGCTTCAGCGTTTTTATGATGCATACAGAAAATATGGAAAAGATTGGCGGAAG GTGGCTGCTGCAGTGCGCAACAGAAGCATTGAGATGGTGGAGGCTCTTTACAATATGAACCGA GCGTATTTGTCATTGCCAGAGGGAACAGCTTCTGTAGTTGGCCTTAAAGCGATGATGACAGATCACTATAATGTTATG GAAGGCAGTGATAGTGAAAGAGAGAGCAATGATGATTTAGGATTTTCTCGAAAGCCGCAGAAACGCAAGCTTGGGAAAGATCAGCCCAGTGTCTCGAAAGATGTTTTACACGCTCATCCAAGTGCATCGCTTGAAGGATGCCTATCATTACTAAAAAGGAGAAAGCTTGATG GTGACCAGCCTCGTGCAGTTGGAAAGAGGACACCTCGAGTCCCAATTTCGTATCCGCATAAGAAAGATGATAGGGAAGCTTATGTTTCTCCAATTAAAAAGGGTCGGAAGTCAGAGGGGGACAATGATGATGATATTGCGCATGTGGCAGCATTATTGACTGAGGCTTCGCAAAGAGGAGGCTCTCCCCAAGTTTCTCAAACGCCATACGGAAGACCTGTGCATATAAAATCTTCATCTGTCCAGAGCTCAGGAAGAATG CATCCACCACCAGGGAAAGCTCGTGCCAATCTTCGTCGTGCTTCAGTGGATGAAGACTGGTTGGAAGGTAGTTTGGGAAGTGGGGGCGCTGAAACTGGAGACGATGCCGGAGATTTGTTAGAAGGTGTAGGTACAGTAGACATGCCTTCGAAGGGGAACAAGTTGTataaaaagagagggaaagttAAACACAGTGGGAATCATCAGTTTGATGATGGCGGGGAAGCATGCAGTGGCACTGAAGGACTTAATGTAAGTTCTAGGGCGATAGATGATAGTGAAGTTTCAAATACAAAAGGGGAACAACCTTCTCCACAAGGTCAAAGGAAGGAGAGCAAGAAACTTTATTTTGGAG ATGAAAGCTCATGCTTGGATGCTCTGCAAACCTTAGCTGATTTGTCTCTGATGATGCCGGAATCAATGGAATCTG GATCATCTGTCCAGTTGAAAGATGAAGGGGCAAATGTTGATGCAGAAGATAAATTTAGTGTCCCTGAAGCCACATCTACAAGCCAattcagaaacaaaaataaaatcccCAGTGTAAAACATAGAGTGCCTTACACAATTTCTGGAGTTGAGGGTTCCAATTCCAAAAAATCCAAACTTGGGAGGGATCCAGCAGTTGATATGAATACTGTCTCTGAATCGGAACAACAGCTTCTGTCTACCACTAAAATATTGAAAAGGAAACGGAAGTCTTCAATACCAAAG ATATCAAATGCTGATGCTCATATGGATTCTGATATGAATGAACCTTCAAAGACTGAG GGCTGTggtgaagaagaaaataaaccaGTGACTAAAGGAAAACGCACCAATCAAATCTCTACGCCTTCAAAACAATGGAAATCAGCCAGATCATTGGAAGGATCTTTGAATAGCGATCAGAGGCGTACAGTGACTGATTTAACGGGATCGACCGCACAAGCTCCCACTTCAAGCCAAGTTAATTTGCCAACGAAACAAACAAGTAGACGTAAAATGTATATACCCAGAACGTTGCACCCCAAAGAGAAGTCTTGcgagaaaaaattgaaaaatcagcTTATCACACGCTCAAACTCAGTGCAGGACAGAGCACTCCATCTAAAG GAAAAGATATCTTGTTGCTTGTCATCACATTTAGTACGTAGATGGTGCACTTTTGAGTGGTTTTATAGCGCACTTGACTACCCTTGGTTTGCCAAAAGGGAGTTTGAGGAGTACTTAAATCATGTTGGACTGGGACACATTCCGAGACTAACTCGTGTTGAATGGGGTGTCATTAGAAG TTCCCTTGGCAAACCTCGAAGGTTTTCTGAGCACTTTCTACATGAAGAAAGGGAGAAACTTAAACAATATCGGGAATCTGTGAGGAAACATTATGCTGAGCTTCGTACTGGTGTTAGGGAAGGACTCCCAACAGATTTAGCAAGACCTTTATCAGTTGGGCAACGAGTAATTGCTCTACATCCTAAAACAAGAGAAGTTCATGATGGAAGTGTGCTCACCGTTGATCATGATAAGTGCAGGGTTCAGTTTGACCGTCCAGATATAGGAGTTGAATTTGTCATG GATGTTGATTGTATGCCTTTGAACCCATTGGATAATATGCCAGAAGCTCTAAGGAGACAGAATATTGCTTTTGACAAATCCTTTCTTACATCCAAGGAAGCAAATAAGAATGGAAATCTAAATTTTGGAGGGCCTATGATGTTTCCTTCAAGTGGGCATTTGGTGAAAGCAACTAGCCCCGTGAATGCCTCCATAAAGCAGGGGAAG GGGGATGCAATTCATAcaacagcacaaccaaaaacagcATCGGCTGATATTGGTAGGGCACAACAGACAGCATATAGTCAACCTGGTATGGTGGTCGCACATAATCAAGCAAGGGAAGCTGATATACGAGCTCTTTCTGAGTTGAATCGGGCTCTTGATAAGAAG gaGGCATTGTTGGTGGAGCTTAGGAACACAAATAATAACATCTTGGAAAACCAGAACAGTGGAGAATGCTctttaaaagatagtgagcctTTTAAGAAGCATTACGCCACGGTACTTGTACAGCTAAAGGAAGCCAGTGGCCAG GTTTCTTCAGCTTTGGTTAATTTGAGGCAACGGAATACTTACCCAGCAAATTCCTTGCCTCCTTGGATGAAACAGCCATCCAATTCCACCATCTATGGTGGCCCGAGTTCCTTCGACAGCTCTATTTCTCAAGAGTCAGGATCTAGTGTTGCTGACATTGTTGAAGTTTCAAAATCGAAAGCACATATGATGGTTAATGCTGCAATTCAG GCAATGGCGTCAAGGAAGTGCGGGGAAGATGCTTACGTTAGAATAAGAGAGGCTCTAGATTCCATCGATAACCAGCATTTCACATCAGACTCTAGATTACCTGCAAACAGGTCTCAAGAGCAAGTAAATGGCAGTTTGGGCCATCGCAATCAATTAAGTTCCGGCACATCAGATCCCAACTTGACCAGTGATTCATCTGCACCGAAGTTGCATGACGCTGACAAAAATGAGGCACAGATTCTTTCGGAGCTCATCTCTGCATGCGTGATGGCTGTACACATGATACAG ACGTGCACAGAACGACAGTTCCCTCCTGCCGTTGTTGCTCAAGTATTAGATTATGCAGTGACAAGCCTGCATCCGCGCTGTCCCCAGAATGTCGGAGTTTACAGAGAAATTCAAATGTGCATGGGCAGAATCAAGACTCAGATATTAGCACTCGTACCAACTTGA